A stretch of the Desulfobacter sp. genome encodes the following:
- a CDS encoding metalloregulator ArsR/SmtB family transcription factor codes for MDILKQFKALSDPTRLRLAHILDHFELNVNEIVSIVDMIQSGVSRHLKILLEAGLVASRKEGSYIYYSAKNTKQSQDLVSLVRARVENDSVFRGDISRAEQCILLRKSRAKRFFRTVAPQWDRLKKEVLGEFDLNSLFIENVMNQNIIADLGCGTGELLEHFLGQSNAPLIGVDASPEMLEQARIKLPERSCLELRLGELENLPMRDQEVDTAVMSMVLHHIFEPEKSIQEVFRVLKPGGIFLLADFLRHDQEEIQKIIGGTWLGFTRKQIQNWLLSCGFTLKSDSLFPVEKNLSITFYLAQK; via the coding sequence ATGGACATTCTCAAACAATTTAAGGCCTTGTCCGATCCTACCCGGTTGAGGCTTGCCCATATCCTTGATCATTTTGAACTCAATGTAAATGAAATCGTTTCTATTGTGGACATGATTCAGTCCGGGGTATCCCGGCACCTTAAAATACTTCTTGAAGCAGGACTTGTGGCTTCCAGAAAAGAGGGAAGTTATATTTATTATTCGGCAAAGAATACAAAACAAAGCCAGGATTTGGTCTCTCTTGTCCGCGCCCGGGTGGAAAATGATTCCGTGTTCCGAGGAGACATCAGCCGGGCGGAACAATGTATTCTTCTTCGAAAAAGCCGTGCCAAACGCTTTTTTAGAACCGTGGCCCCCCAATGGGACCGTCTGAAAAAAGAGGTTCTCGGCGAATTTGATCTGAACAGCCTGTTCATTGAAAATGTAATGAATCAAAATATTATTGCCGACCTTGGCTGCGGTACAGGAGAACTGCTCGAGCACTTTCTCGGTCAGTCTAACGCCCCCCTTATCGGTGTGGATGCCTCACCTGAAATGCTCGAACAGGCAAGAATCAAACTGCCGGAACGTTCCTGCCTGGAGCTTCGTTTGGGGGAACTTGAAAATTTGCCCATGAGAGACCAGGAAGTGGATACGGCCGTGATGAGCATGGTATTACACCATATTTTCGAGCCGGAAAAATCCATTCAGGAAGTTTTTAGGGTGCTTAAACCCGGCGGCATCTTCCTTTTGGCTGATTTTTTGCGCCACGACCAAGAAGAGATCCAAAAAATTATCGGCGGCACCTGGCTGGGGTTTACCCGAAAGCAGATTCAAAACTGGCTATTATCCTGCGGGTTTACTCTGAAAAGCGATAGTCTTTTTCCTGTTGAAAAAAATTTAAGTATTACATTTTACCTTGCACAAAAATAG
- a CDS encoding metal-dependent hydrolase — protein sequence MKLKYFSHSAFMITTDKSEQILIDPFLDNNPTSPCPAADVEADYILLTHGHGDHLGDTISIAQRCDALCICENELANYVGAKGIRVHNMHIGGGFDFEFGRVKLTQAFHGSVTPDNLCHGTATGLLIQIDDIVLYHTGDTGLFSDLKLIGQLNDVHTMMVPIGDNFTMGIEDAVKACEFVNPAQVIPMHYNTFPVIQADPDLFCDKVRTLNISCQAMAFGQEITLKI from the coding sequence ATGAAGCTAAAATATTTTTCCCACTCTGCATTTATGATCACGACAGATAAGTCAGAGCAAATCCTGATAGACCCATTTTTGGATAATAACCCCACATCCCCTTGCCCGGCCGCTGATGTGGAGGCCGATTATATCCTTTTGACCCATGGACACGGAGATCATCTGGGCGATACCATCTCCATTGCCCAGCGGTGCGATGCCCTGTGCATTTGTGAAAACGAACTGGCAAATTATGTGGGAGCCAAAGGCATCAGGGTCCATAACATGCACATTGGCGGAGGATTTGATTTTGAATTCGGCAGGGTAAAGCTGACCCAGGCCTTTCACGGGTCAGTCACTCCGGACAACCTATGCCATGGTACGGCCACAGGACTTTTGATTCAAATTGATGATATTGTTTTATATCATACCGGAGACACCGGATTATTTTCAGATCTAAAACTCATCGGCCAATTGAACGATGTCCATACCATGATGGTCCCCATAGGAGATAATTTTACCATGGGGATTGAGGATGCCGTAAAAGCCTGTGAATTTGTCAACCCAGCCCAGGTGATTCCCATGCATTACAATACTTTTCCTGTGATCCAGGCCGACCCTGATCTGTTTTGTGACAAAGTCAGGACCCTCAATATATCCTGCCAGGCCATGGCATTTGGCCAGGAAATAACCTTAAAAATTTAA
- a CDS encoding universal stress protein has protein sequence MKILVGYKGSNVGKDLLDLATIHARAFKASVLVVTSMKEGAETDQEMISDAEKNLEQAQNFFDEKGVDCKTHLLIRGLDPGDDIVAFANEKQVDEILIGVKSRSKVGKLLFGSTAQAVILTSDCPVVSVK, from the coding sequence ATGAAAATTCTGGTTGGATACAAGGGAAGTAATGTGGGTAAAGATCTGCTTGACCTTGCAACGATCCATGCCCGGGCATTTAAAGCAAGTGTCCTGGTTGTCACCTCAATGAAAGAAGGGGCTGAAACAGATCAGGAGATGATTTCCGATGCTGAAAAAAATTTGGAGCAGGCCCAGAATTTTTTTGATGAAAAAGGGGTGGACTGTAAAACCCATCTGCTCATTCGAGGCCTTGATCCGGGAGATGACATTGTTGCCTTTGCCAATGAAAAACAGGTGGATGAAATTCTCATTGGCGTCAAAAGCCGGTCCAAGGTTGGTAAGCTTTTGTTCGGATCCACTGCCCAGGCCGTTATCCTTACCTCAGACTGTCCGGTTGTTTCTGTAAAGTAA